From the genome of Acidaminococcus sp.:
AACTGATTTATGAGGGCGAGTTTGATGATATCGACATGGCAATGCAGATTCATTCCCGCAAGAATACGCCGGAACCGACCGTTGCTATCGGTTCAAGCAGCAACGGATTTATTGGCAAGACGATTCAGTATATCGGAAAAGCGGCTCACGCGGCGGATGCTCCGGATCAAGGCATCAATGCATTGAACGCGGCTATGCTCGGAATCATGGGAATCAACTCCCTGCGTGAAACCTTCCGTGATGATGATCATATCCGGGTACATCCCATCATTACCAAGGGTGGGGACCTCGTCAACAATGTACCGGATGACGTACGGATTGAAACGTACGTCAGAGGTGCTACGATGGAAGCCATCGACAGAACACACAAAAAGGTTGATGCTGCACTTAGAGCCGGCGGCATGGCTATCGGGGCGCAGGTTAAAATTGATACACTGCCTGGTCAGCTGCCGCTGATCTGCAACCCTACATTGAATGACCTTTTTGCAGAAAACGCTAAAACAGCGATGCCGGATGTGAAAATTATCGATGCCGGCCATTTCAGTGCTTCTACGGATATGGGAGATGTTTCCCATCTGATGCCGGCCATCCATCCTTTTATCGGCGGTACGGACGGTCTGCTTCACGGGGCCGATTTTAAAGTGGTAAACTTCAAGGCAGCGGCACTGCTTCCGGGGAAAGCTTTTGCCGGTATGATCATCGACCTGCTCAGTGATAACGCGGCTAAAGCAAAAGCGCTGCTGAAGGATTACAAACCAGCTTTGACAAAGGAAGAATATATCGCGAAATTAGATAGCTACTTTAGTGACAAGTGAGGGGGAAGAAAAAATGAAAAACATCAAACTGCATGTGATTGTAGCCATTATGATTGCCATTGCAGAACTGATCGGGGTCAAGTCCTTCCAGGTCGGACCGGGCAAAGTCGTACTGCTGCCGATGCTGTACGCATTAATCCTGGGTGTCCTGACTACTCCGAGCTTCCTGAAAATTACGAAGCAGAAAGACATGGAAGACGCCGGTTCCCTGATTGGGCTTACGCTGATGCTGCTGATGGCGCGTTATGGTACTCTGGTCGGGCCGACGCTGCCGAAAATCATCAGTTCCAGCCCTGCTCTGATTCTGCAGGAATTTGGTAACCTTGGTACCTGCCTTTTGGGCGTGCCGCTGGCCGTGGCTCTTGGCCTGAAACGCGAGACCATCGGCGCGGCTCACTCAGTGGCCCGTGAACCGAACGTTGCACTTATTGGTGAACGCTATGGGCTTGATAGCCCTGAAGGCCGCGGCGTTATGGGCGTTTATATTTCCGGTACTGTATTCGGTACCATCTTTGTCGGACTGATGGCAAGCTTCCTTGCAGGCCTTGGTATTTTTCATCCGTACGCACTGGCTATGGCTGCCGGCGTCGGCAGTGCCAGTATGATGACGGCTGCTGTCGGGTCTCTTTCCGTAATTTATCCTGAAATGACGGATCAACTGGCTGCTTTTGGTGCTGCAAGTAACATGCTCTCCGGACTGGACGGGATATACATGTCCATCTGGCTGGCTTTGCCGCTGACGGAATTCCTGTATAAGAAATGCTGCATCCTGAAATATGGTCATGTACTGACGAAGGAGGAGGAACAAGAATGAAAGAATATAACTTAGCTGAGACTTTTGTAATCCTTCTTTTGATGGGCGCGCTGTCCATGATCAGTAATACCATGTCTTCCCATGTGGGAATCCTGGAAGCCATTCCCGGGATGCTGATTCTGATTGCAATCTGCATGGCAGGAATTGCCCTCGGTAAATATATGCCGGGTCATATTCCTGGTGTAGCCTACGTAGTAACGCTGGGCTGCATTTTGACGTGCCCCGGATTCCCCGGTGCTGATATCATTAACTTCTATATGAAGAAAGTCGGGTTCGTTGCTCTTTGCACGGTCATCCTGGCTTATGCCGGTGTTTCCATCGGTAAAGATATGGATGCTTTCAGACACACGGGCTGGAGAATCATGATTTTGAGCTGCGTCATTTTCATGGGTACTTATCTTGGTTCTGCTATTATTGCTCAGGTCATCCTGAAGGCAATCGGACAAATTTAATGTAGTAATAAGAAAGAGGCCGTGAAACATGAAAATTCGTGTTTCACGGCCTCTTTTAGTATAGATAGTGAAAAATAAAAGCGCCTTTATACAGCATTTAGTTTCGTCAGCAGCGGTGTGGCAGGGCTTTTGATCCAAATGAAATAATAAAAACCTGAAATTTAGAGATAACCTAAACTTCAGGTTTTATTTTTATAAGTTCGTTGAAAAATGCTTTAGTCATTTTTCTTCTATGGGCGGACTGCGGAAAGCGTGAAAAAGGGGCTGCGAAATAATGCATACGCATTATTCACAGCCCCTTTTTCAGGGTGAGTGACCAGGATGGTGATTATTTTTGTTTTTTCTTTTCTTCCTTGACTTTATCAAGGTATTCACTGATGATGCGGACTGCGCAGTAGTCACCGCACATAGAGCAATATTCATCAGTACTCTTATTTTTGGCTTTGCGGAATTCCGTTGCTTTAACCGGGTCGATAGCAAGTTTCAGCTGTGCATCCCAATCCAGCTTCTTGCGGGCGCGGGCCATAGCGAGATCCTGGGCAACGGCGGAAGGCAGTCCCTTTGCCACATCGGCAGCGTGGCCTGCGATGCGGGCAGCAATAACACCTTCGCGGACATCGTTGATGTCAGGCAGTCCCAGGTGTTCGGCCGGCGTTACATAGCAGAGGAAGTCAGCACCGTTTACGGCAGCGAGCGTACCGCCGATAGCGGAGGTAATGTGGTCATAGCCCGGAGCAATATCCGTCACAAGAGGCCCGAGGACATAGAACGGAGCACCGTGGCAGAGACGCTTTTCAAGCTGCATATTAGTTGCGATTTGGTTGTAAGGTACGTGCCCCGGACCTTCTACCATGACCTGTACGCCTCTCTTCCAGGCACGCTGGGTGAGGGAACCGAGGTTAATCAGTTCTGTAATCTGGGTACGGTCCGTAGCATCGGCGAGGCAGCCCGGACGGCAGCCGTCACCCAGACTGATGGTTACATCGTAGCGGGCGCAAATATCAAGAATTTCATCGAAATATTCGTAGAAGGGGTTTTCCTTGCCGTTTGCCAGCATCCAGCCGGAGAGGAAGGAGCCGCCGCGGCTGACGATATCCATTTCACGGCCTTCATCAATCAAGGTCTTCAGGGCCTGACGTGTAATGCCGCAGTGCATGGTCATGAAGTCAGCACCATCTTTAGCCTGTTCTTCGATGACTTGGAAAATATCATCCTTGGTCATGTCCGTAACTTTGCCATGAGCCTTGATGGCAGCTACGGTTGCCTGATAAATAGGAACAGTGCCGACCATAACGGTGGAGTTCTTAATGATGGCGCGGCGGGAAGCATCGATGTTGTTCCCCGTGGAAAGATCCATAACCGCGTCTGCTCCGGCGTCGATGGCCGCCTTTAATTTTTTCAATTCAGGTTCCGGATCAGGGAAGGCAGAAGAAGTACCAATGTTGGCGTTGACCTTCGTGGACAGGCCTTCACCGACACCGCGCGGTACCAGATTCGTGTGATTGATGTTTGCGCAAATGGCAACAGTGCCTTTGGCAACTCTCTCACGGATGACTTCAGGATCCAGATTTTCCTGACGGGCTACTTCAGCCATGGCGTCAGTAATCTTGCCGTCGAGGGCGGCTTGACGTTGTGTTTGCATATTGCTTTTCCTCCTTAATAAAAAGGAGCTGCTTTTCATTGTAGAAAAGCAGCTCCCAAGCATAAACACACCTGTGAAACACTTTCCTACGTCGGTATTACCCGCGTCAGGTACAAAGGGTCGGCCTCTCGGGCCTCTCAGCAAAAGCACCCCCAGTGCTCGTTTCCTATTCTAGCAGGCATGGCGTGAATTTGCAACACTATATAGCAGCGTAAAGTCGTGTATATTCAGGAGAAAATATCTCGTTTCTAATAATAAAAACAATTTAATGCAGGTGTAAAACGTTTTGTAAAAAAATATATAGAAATTAAGAAGATTATGTGACATTTTCTGGAATTCGGTAAATTGTCGTGAAATAGGAAAAAATTCATTTGTTATTATGATAAATTTGTTATATACTATAGGAGATTAGGGAGACTGTAGATGACGAAATCGTTCGTCATTCATAGTCATTTATCTAAGAAAGAGGGGCTTTGAACAATGTCTAAAAAGCAAATGAAGACGATGGATGGTAACACCGCCGCTGCGTATACTTCCTACGCATTCAGTGATGTTGCAGCAATCTATCCTATCACTCCTTCTTCCCCGATGGCAGAAGTCAGTGATGAATGGGCTTCCCATGGTAAGAAAAACATCTTTGGGCGTCCTGTAAAGATCATGGAAATGCAGTCCGAAGCTGGTGCTTCCGGTGCTGTACACGGCTCCCTGGCCGCTGGCGCACTGACCACCACTTATACTGCTTCTCAGGGCCTGCTGCTGATGATCCCGAACATGTACAAGATCGCCGGCGAACTGCTTCCTGGCGTATTCGATGTAGCTGCTCGTGCTCTGGCAACCAGCTCCCTGAACATTTTCGGTGACCACAGTGACGTTATGGCTTGCCGTCAGACCGGCTTCGCTATGCTCTGCGAAAGCGGCGTACAGGAAGTTATGGATTTGACTGCTGTTGCCCATCTGTCCGCTATCAAAGGCCATGTTCCTTTCCTGAACTTCTTTGATGGTTTCCGTACTTCTCATGAAATTCAGAAGATTGAACTTCTGGACTATGATGATCTGGCAAAACTGGTTGATTACGATGAACTCGAAAAGTTCCGTAAGCATGCTCTGAACCCGGATAACCCTGTTATTCGCGGTACCGCTCAGAACCCGGACATTTACTTCCAGACTCGTGAAGCTGTAAACAAATACTATGATGCACTGCCTGATATCGTTGCTGACTACATGGATAAGATCAGCAAGCTGACCGGCCGTGACTATAAGCTCTTCAACTACACTGGTGCTCCTGATGCTGAAAACGTTATCGTTATGATGGGCAGCGGCACTCAGACTGCTGAAGAAGTTGCCAAGATCCTGTGCGCACAGGGCGAAAAGGTTGGTGTCCTGAACGTTCACCTCTTCCGTCCGTTCTCCCTGAAGTACTTCATGGCTGCTATGCCTAAGACTGTTAAGAGAATTGCTGTTCTCGACAGAACGAAGGAAGCTGGCTCCGAAGGCGAACCTCTGTACCTGGATGTTCGCAGCGCTTACTACACTGCAGATGAAAAACCGATGATTATCGGCGGCCGTTACGGCTTAGGTTCCAAGGAATTCTATCCTGGCGATGCACTGGCTGTATTCGACAACCTGAAAGCTGCTGAACCGAAACCTCGCTTCACCGTTGGTATTACCGATGATGTTACCAACCTTTCCCTGCCGAAGGAAAAGACTCTGGACATCACCCCGAAGGGCACCACGAGCTGCATGTTCTGGGGCCTGGGCTCCGATGGTACCGTTGGTGCTAACAAGAGCGCTATCAAGATTATCGGTGATAAGACTGATATGTACGCTCAGGGCTACTTCGCTTATGACTCCAAGAAGTCCGGCGGCGTAACCATTTCCCACCTGCGTTTCGGACCGGAACCGATTCATATGCCGTTCCTCATCAACTTCGCTGACTATGTAGCTGTACATAACGCTTCTTATGTACGTCGTTACAACGTAGCTAACGGCCTGAAGGAAGGCGGCACCTTCCTGCTGAACTGCCCGTGGAGCGATGCAGAACTCGATAAGGAACTGCCGGGACAACTGAAACGTTATCTGGCTACCAAGAAGATTAACTTCTACACCATTGATGCTGTTAAGATTGCTGCAGGCATTGGCCTGGGCGGCCGCATCAACATGATTATGCAGTCCGCATTCTTCAAGCTGACTGAAATCATCCCTGTAGATGACGCTATCAAATATCTGAAGGAATCCATTGTTAAGTCCTATGGTAAGAAGGGCCAGAACGTTGTTGATATGAACAACAAGGCCGTTGACGAAGGTGTCAATGCTATCCATAAGGTTGAAATCCCTGCTTCCTGGGCTACGGCTGAGGACGAAGTTCTCTATCCGAAGACTGGCAATGACTGGGTTGATGAAGTAATGGTTCCGATGAACGAACAGGAAGGCGCAAAGCTGCCGATCAGCAAACTGATGGGTCAGGTAGATGGTACGTTCCCGTCCGGCACCGCTGCTTACGAAAAACGTGGTATTGCTATCAACGTTCCTGAATGGAACATTGACAAGTGCATCCAGTGCAACCAGTGCGCTATTATGTGTCCGCATGCCGCTATTCGTCCTGTTCTGCTGAGCGATGAAGAAGCTAAGGCTGCTCCTGCTGAACTGAAGACCAAACCGGCTACCGGCGCTAAGGGCCTGAACTTCCGCATTATGGTTTCCCCGATGGACTGCCAAGGCTGCAGCAACTGCGTTGATGCTTGCCCTGTAAAGGCCCTCGAAATGAAACCGTTTGCTACTCAGGAACATCTGAGAGACGCTTGGGATTATGCTCAGAAGAACGTAACTCCGAAAGTCAACCCGATGAACAAGTTCAGCGTAAAGGGTTCTCAGTTCGAACAACCGCTGCTCGAGTTCTCCGGCGCATGCGCAGGCTGCGGCGAAACTCCGTATGCTAAACTGGTAACCCAGCTGTTTGGTGATCGCATGATGGTTGCTAACGCAACGGGCTGCTCCTCCATTTGGGGTGCATCTGCTCCTTCCATGCCGTACACCAAGAACCACAAGGGTCATGGTCCTGCTTGGGCTAACTCCCTGTTCGAAGATAACGCTGAATATGGCTTAGGCATGTACCTCGGCGTTAAGGCTTGCCGCGATCGTCTGGCTGGTCTGATGGAAGCTGCTAAGGACAACTGCTCTGCAGATCTGAAGGCTGCTATGGAAGATTGGCTGGCTCATCAGGAAGATGGCGACGGCTCTCGTGAACGCGCTGATAAGCTGGTTGCTCTCCTCGAAGCTGAAAAGGCTGGTAAGCCTGAACTGGAAGAAATTTACGATGCAAAGCAATTCTTCGTAAAACGTTCTCAGTGGATCTTCGGTGGCGATGGCTGGTCCTATGATATCGGTTACGGCGGATTGGATCACGTCCTGGCTTCCGGTGACGATGTCAACGTAATGGTATTCGATACCGAAGTTTACTCCAACACCGGCGGACAGTCCTCTAAGTCCACTCCTGAAGCTGCTGTAGCTAAGTTCGCTGCCAGCGGTAAGAGAACCAAGAAGAAGGATCTGGGCATGATGGCTATGAGCTATGGTTATGTATATGTAGCTCAAATCAACCTGGGTGCAGATAAGAACCAGGCTCTGAAGGCTCTGAAGGAAGCTGAAGCTTACCATGGTCCTTCCCTGATCATCTGCTATTCTCCTTGCATCAACCACGGTATCAAACGCGGCATGCAGCACTCCTTCCTGGAAGCTAAGGCTGCCGTTGAATGCGGTTACTGGTCTTGCTACCGTTACAACCCTGAACTGAAGGCTGTTGGCAAGAAGAGCTTCTTCCTGGATTCCACGAAGACTCCGAAGTTCGATACTTTCGAAGACTTCCTGAAGGGCGAAGTTCGTTACGCTTCTCTGGCAAAATCCTTCCCGGATATTGCAGAAGAACTGTATGCTAAGACCAAGAAAGATGCTGAAGAACGTCTGGCTGGCTATGTAAAGCTGGATGCTGAATAAGCTTCTTTGAATCGGTAATTCGGTTCTCAAAGGGGCTGTCGCAAGTGACCGATTTTTAATCCCTGAAATAACTTGCTAAAGGCCCCAATTTGCCTTACTTTTTAGTTGAATATGTTTTGAGATGAAAAAAGGGCGCACGAAATTAAGCAACCCTAAGTTGCTTTTTTCGAGCGCTCTTTTTGTAGGTTCTTTTAGGCCTCTTTTTTCAGCGGATATAAGTGCAAATCCTCTTTGCCGTCTTGAACTTTGTGATGAACCTTCAGGACATTCCGTGCCATGGCACATATTCCCACTGTTACCAGGGCATTTCCTTTGCCTCGGGTTTCTAGTCTTCTGACGTTTAATGAATCCTTGAGATCCGCAAAGGCTCCTTCTGCCTGTATACTGCGGTTCATCCTCAGTTCCTTACCATATTCGGAAGTAATGTTCTTCAGGGATTCTGCCCTCAATGCAGCAAAATTCTTCGAGACCACTAATTTCTTGTTTCTTTTCTCCATGGGTGTCCTGCAATTGTTCCCATGGATGCACTGTTCCTTGTAGGGACAACCGCTGCAGTCCTTACATTCGTAATATGTTTTCTCTGACACATATCCTGACCGGTTCTTTACCTGGGTTACTTTGCTGACTTTCAGCAGTCTCCTACCTTTACAGATATACATGTCTTGCTCAGGCAAATATGTCATGTTTTCTGCTTTGCCGATGTCGTTCTTATACTTTTTCCTCTTGCTTCTTTCATAATTGTTAGGCTTGATATATGAAGTATACTGATTCTTCTTCAGCCAGACCAAGTTCTCTTCGCTTTCATAGCCTGCATCGGCTACAATGTTTGCAAATTTCTGACCGAAGTGGGCTTCAAATCCTTCAAGAAAAGGAATGAGTGTCCGCATATCTGTGGGATGCGCACTCACATCTGCAAACAAGGTAAAACCGGAATTGTTTGCATATTGGACATTGTATCCCGGCTTTAAGGTGCCATTAAGCATGGCGTCTTCTTTCATCCTCATAAAGGTAGCATCCGGGTCTGTTTTGGCAAAGCTGTTCCGTTCCCCACAGATATGAAGCTGCTTCGTATACACCTTAAGGCGTTTGAGATAGTTAGCTAAAATCTCATAGTACTTCTGTAGGATGGTCTTTCTTTTCCCACATCCGTGAACAAACTCGATTCCCTCAGCCCGCTTTATGACAAGCAGTTTTTTTAGGAGCTTCTTTAAATGACGGATGTGGAAAGTGTTTCCGTAACAGACCTTGATCCCGAAACGTTCCTCGATTTCGGGAACCAGTTGCTCCAGTTTCTCTATGAGTTTGTTCTGGCTGCCTAAGATTCTGTTTTTCCAAACAAATTTGTATTTGTTTGCCACAGATTCAATTTTTGTCCCATCGATGAACAGGCTATCCAGCGTGATGAACCCGCGAGCCAGCAGCCATTTATCCATCTGAATCATGAGCTCCTTGATACATGGTTTTAGATGGAGGGAACAAAATCTTGCAATGGTTGCATTATCCGGAGCTTTTTTCCCATCTAAGAGGAACATGAAATGAGTGTCTCTTTTACAGGATTGCTCTATCTTACGCGAACCACGAATTCCTTCCATACATGCATAAATGACGATTTCCAGCAGCTGAATTGGTGACGTTAATTTATTCTCGACATGAGAATACGTGTCATACAATGCCTTTACATCCATCCCTTCTACCATGGCACGCACCAAGCGAACAGGATCGTCATTAGGGATTTGTACTTCAAAATTTAGAGGAAGAAAAAGTTGATAAGAACTGCCAATTTTTGTATAATCCTTTTGTGTAGGTTTGTTTTTTTGCATATTTAAATTCTACACCAAGGCGCGGTCTCATTCAATGAGGCCGCGCCTTGCTTTTACCTTGTTTTTGATACAAAAGGGGCCGTCGCAAAATGCGACAGCCCCTTTTTTAATTAAGGCAAACCGACGAAGGAGGTTTGCGATTCCACTGCCACCTCCTTCCACGAAGTCGGAAGGAGGATGGACCACGAAGTGGTGGAGGAAAGTTATTTGGTAAGCCAAGCGGAGTGCTTGGCTATCCTAGAAACCGACGAAGGAGGTTTGCGATTCCACTGTCACCTCCTTCCACGAAGTCGGAAGGAGGATGGACCACGAAGTGGTGGAGGAAAGCTTCTTTTTTCTTTTAAAACCACTTTGCGGCTTCGAAGAGGGGAACCCCATGCTGTGAAAGTAATGTATCTTATTTTCTTCTTAGATTTGGCTTCGTAGCTGCGTATTTGCCCCTTAGAATGCAGATACACGTTCTTATGAAGTTTGTCTTGTCTGCCGTTGAAAATCCATTGTAAAAAAGAATATGCGGATTAAAAAAGAGCTCTCCGTCCTGAGTCGGAGAGCTCTTTTTCGTTTCAATAAAACATAATAATACAGAAAATCCTGATTCTTAACTTCACTAAACACCAAATTGTGAAATTATTTTTAAAAGGCTTGAATCTTCAACCCTTTAGATTTACAATGAATTTATAAATTTTACGAAATTTTTACATTTAATTTATCTTTTGTTTAAATTAATAAACGTAGCTAAATTGGAATTGCCAATATGAGAAAGGGCGGGGAAGAATCATGAATAAAACTCAGAATGCAATTCCTTACGTCACTCTTTCTGAGGCAGATGTCTATGGAAAGGGAAGTCATAAGAAATGCTACTTGATGCCTGACAGGAGCGAGCTTTGCGTCAAGCTTCCTTACAACGATGGCGGCGTCAAGGATCTTGGCAGGGAAATCCGTTATATTCATGTAATGCAGCACCAGCACAAGGAATCATCGCTGCTGCCTAAGTACTATGGCGCTATTCAGACAAATTATGGGGAAGGCCATGTGTACGAAAGGATTACCAACGCTGATGGAAGCGAATGCCGTACGCTGGCTGAAGTGCTGACGGACTTGAAATTACTTGAAAAGTATTTTAAAGGTATCGTAGTACTGCTGCGCAAGATGCATGATGAACTGCTGCAGAAGAGAATCATCACGATGGGATTGTACCCGGAAAATGTTCTTTTTCAGGAAATGGGGGATGGTTCGTATCGCATCCGTCTTGTGAATGATATGGGCAGCAAGACGCTGATTCCTCTCGAGTATTTCTCAGAACATTTTGCTCATCGCCGTGTGGTAGAACGCTGGAAGGAATTCTTACATACCATTGTGAGAAAATACCCTTCTGCCATGGCAGAAAAACTTGTCAAAGAGATTGCATAATCAAATACTTTTAGCGTTAGATAGATGCTCCTTTGCATTCAGCAGGAAGCATCTATTTTGTATTTATAAAATTATCAGAATGAAGAACGTTTTTATTGCGATGCTCTCTATTCTGATAGTTTTTTTATTATGCTCTTTATTATAACAGTTTTCTTTTCCTTTGAATGATATTGAGTCGCTTTTTATCTTTCAATTTTTCTATCATTTGTCTGGAACACTTTTGGATTTTTTAGATTTCACCTGCATTTGCTTATGTGAACAATGCAAAATACCCTCTTCACCGGTTTGCCCAGTGAGGAGGGTATCTTTTGTATTCTTTTATTCCTTAACGATGTCAGTCTCCAACATTAGGAAGCGGACCACCCTGATTCTTTCTCTGCCACAGATAGCAGATAACCAGAATCACAACACCAGCGATATCGGTAACGGTACCAGGAATAATCAGGCACAGGCCGCCAATGAAGAATACAATTCTTTGAATGGCATTCAGCGGATGTTCACAGAACCCGATCATAGCAAGGGACAAGCCCCACATACCGATGATAGCGGTCACCATGGCAAGGATAATGGTCGGCGCCGTAGCGTTGATCATAAGCAGCTGAGGTGCCAGTACGAAAATGTATGGTACGACGAAAGCTGCAATAGCAAGCTTGGCAGCCGTGACACCGGTCTTCATCGGGTCGGAACCTGCGATACCGGAACCAGCATACGCAGCCAGCGCAACTGGCGGGGTTACGTCGGCAACGATGCCGAAGTAGAAAGCAAACATGTGGGCGGCAAGTACCGGCACATGCATCTGAATCAGAGCAGGCGCTGCAATAGTGGACGTAATGACGTAGTTAGCCGTTGTAGGAACGCCCATACCGAGAATCAGGGAAGTGATCATCGTAAAGAACATCGCCGGAATCAACTGGCCATGTGCCAGGTCAAGCAGAGCCGTGGCAAGCTTCAGACCAACACCGGTCTTGGTCACAACACCGATAATGATGCCGGCAGAAGCGCAGGCAATCAGAACGCCCAGTACGGACTGGGAACCATTGATCAAGCCGTCAACAAACTGACGGAAGGTGATGCGCGTATTTTTTCTCAGGCAGGCGCAGACAATCGTAAGGCCGATAGCATAGAGAGCAGCACGCATTGGCGTATAACCGGTAACAAGCAGATATACGATAACGATAAGAGGAATAGCCAGATGGCCTTTTTCCTTCAGCAGAGGACCAATTTTCGGTAATTCTTCACGCGGAGTTCCTTTCAGGCCATATTTTTTGGCCTCATAGTGAACGCTCAGCCAGATGCCGGTGTAGTAGAGGATAGCCGGAATAACAGCTGCTTTAACTACATCAATGTAAGGTACACCCACAAATTCTGCCATCAGGAAAGCTGCAGCACCCATGACAGGAGGCATCAGCTGACCGCCGGTAGAAGCGGCAGCTTCTACAGCTCCGGCAAAGGAAGGACGGTAACCTAACTTCTTCATCATAGGAATGGTGAAGGAACCGGTACCGGCAACGTTTGCTACAGAAGAACCGGAAACCGTGCCCATCAGGCCGGAAGAAAGTACGGCAACTTTTGCAGGACCGCCGACTGCCCAGCCCGCAATGGCGTTTGCCAGGTCAATAAAGAATTTGCCGAGGCCCGTTGCGTCAAGGTATGCACCAAACAGGATGAAGAGGTAAATGAAGGTGGACGATACGCCCATCGGTACCCCGAAGATTCCTTCGGTTGTGAAATACAGGTGACCGACAAGTTCATCGAACCCAACGCCTCTGTGCGCCAGTACGCCCGGCATATATGGCCCCAGAAAGGCGTAGGCCAAAAAGACCAGTGCGACAGTCAGCATCGGCCAGCCAACGGTGCGGCGGGTAGCTTCAAAGACGAGCAGGATACCAATAATACCCACAATAATATCCGTCTGTGTGTTCATACCGGCACGCGTAACAAGTTCCTTATAGTTAACGACCAGGTACATTGTCGCTCCGACAGAGAGTATTGCCAGGATTACATCCAGGGGATTCATCTTCTTGCGGGACCAGGATTTTCTGGCAGGGTACAATAAATAAATTAATGCAAGGCCGAAGCAAAGGTGGATGGCACGCTGCAAATGAGCGTCCAATACACCAAAGATGGCCGTATAAAGCTGGAAGACAGCGAAGAGGATACTTATGGCAGCAATAATATAATGCCACATCCCGCCAGGATTACGCTTATCCGATTCTTTATCGAACTTCTGCATGACCTCTTCCGCGGTCATTTCTGCTGGTTTTGTTTGTTTTTTTTCTTCAGTCATAAAATCACATCCTCCCATATCGTAAAACTTTACAGCATCCAGAATTCATATCGTTTCATGACTGTGACTTCAACCTTTGTGCCCTGTCCGTAGAGGCTGCACAAATCGTACGTCCGCCCATGATATGTGATGTTCGGCATGGCTTGTACAGCAGTCCGAAAAGTAACAGACTGATAAGGACGATTCATAATCATTTTGAACTTTCCTTCTTCCTTCAGACTGATAAACTCTCCTTCTGAAGCATCGTAGGGAAGCCCCACACCGAAAGATTCATAGATTGTATGAGTCATGGTCATATCGTGCGGACCATTGATACGAAAATATTCGTCGCAGGGAGTTTGTTGTACGGAATGCTTGTAATGATAGCGCCACTCCTCCCCAGGGTGGGTCTGCAGGACAATCGGTTCGCCCTTTTCAGGCAGGATCGTCAGGACATCCTGCGTTCCGTACCAGACCGCTCCGC
Proteins encoded in this window:
- a CDS encoding TRAP transporter permease, which produces MTEEKKQTKPAEMTAEEVMQKFDKESDKRNPGGMWHYIIAAISILFAVFQLYTAIFGVLDAHLQRAIHLCFGLALIYLLYPARKSWSRKKMNPLDVILAILSVGATMYLVVNYKELVTRAGMNTQTDIIVGIIGILLVFEATRRTVGWPMLTVALVFLAYAFLGPYMPGVLAHRGVGFDELVGHLYFTTEGIFGVPMGVSSTFIYLFILFGAYLDATGLGKFFIDLANAIAGWAVGGPAKVAVLSSGLMGTVSGSSVANVAGTGSFTIPMMKKLGYRPSFAGAVEAAASTGGQLMPPVMGAAAFLMAEFVGVPYIDVVKAAVIPAILYYTGIWLSVHYEAKKYGLKGTPREELPKIGPLLKEKGHLAIPLIVIVYLLVTGYTPMRAALYAIGLTIVCACLRKNTRITFRQFVDGLINGSQSVLGVLIACASAGIIIGVVTKTGVGLKLATALLDLAHGQLIPAMFFTMITSLILGMGVPTTANYVITSTIAAPALIQMHVPVLAAHMFAFYFGIVADVTPPVALAAYAGSGIAGSDPMKTGVTAAKLAIAAFVVPYIFVLAPQLLMINATAPTIILAMVTAIIGMWGLSLAMIGFCEHPLNAIQRIVFFIGGLCLIIPGTVTDIAGVVILVICYLWQRKNQGGPLPNVGD
- a CDS encoding DUF1850 domain-containing protein, which encodes MLNQIDRTPPSSGVRSFFQKPVLIILLIFVLCGAVWYGTQDVLTILPEKGEPIVLQTHPGEEWRYHYKHSVQQTPCDEYFRINGPHDMTMTHTIYESFGVGLPYDASEGEFISLKEEGKFKMIMNRPYQSVTFRTAVQAMPNITYHGRTYDLCSLYGQGTKVEVTVMKRYEFWML